A genome region from Triticum aestivum cultivar Chinese Spring chromosome 2B, IWGSC CS RefSeq v2.1, whole genome shotgun sequence includes the following:
- the LOC123042047 gene encoding FCS-Like Zinc finger 2: protein MACAFFFDAEPVGELGVHALDACALCTKPLAQDSDIFMYRGDTPFCSDECRHEQMQLDAACARQAARAAARRQKQFSSGTEAGRARRESWEVSVAS, encoded by the coding sequence ATGGCCTGCGCCTTCTTCTTCGACGCTGAGCCGGTCGGCGAGCTCGGCGTGCACGCGCTGGACGCGTGCGCGCTCTGCACCAAGCCGCTGGCGCAGGACAGCGACATCTTCATGTACAGAGGGGACACGCCCTTCTGCAGCGACGAGTGCCGCCATGAACAAATGCAGCTGGACGCCGCCTGCGCCAGGCAGGCAGCCAGGGCGGCCGCCCGGAGGCAGAAGCAGTTCTCTTCAGGAACGGAGGCCGGGCGTGCACGGCGGGAGTCATGGGAGGTGTCCGTCGCGAGCTAA